A section of the Triticum dicoccoides isolate Atlit2015 ecotype Zavitan chromosome 7A, WEW_v2.0, whole genome shotgun sequence genome encodes:
- the LOC119333023 gene encoding F-box/LRR-repeat protein At2g43260-like has protein sequence MQGSRSATVFDDLPEWVVVHEILVRLPVKDVLRCHAVRRSWRCGTSTDAFILDHHRHQPSLPIINHGKGISRVVRTSGDDLKIRPVLRHEYDVIVHRATCGGLLILSQQEQSNFYVCNPATRKCVSLPHPPRRPHFLVSVAGFYRHHTSGEHRVLWVSYPWSYTLLDGSDVAIESLEYFVLMVGSDQPRSIQWPTVPEQRFIPDNWFYHCRAVHHRGSLHWAMGLNITVFDTIAETFRQMSRPTQLGDMVSLMDMGGALALCRTSSECVTTLDVWVLQDYDAETWGFLYQINLSVMEASLPLDLQIKYVRSMAVMNERELSVQNRRSRILHCDIDGVFLGNVESEEHENHWTLSWHRLQESMISLPLFETQKQEAVNKEPLFSIVL, from the coding sequence ATGCAAGGGAGCCGCAGCGCGACCGTCTTCGACGACCTACCGGAGTGGGTGGTCGTCCACGAGATCCTCGTCCGGCTGCCTGTCAAAGACGTACTCCGCTGCCACGCGGTCCGCAGGTCGTGGCGGTGCGGCACTTCCACCGACGCCTTCATCCTCGACCACCACCGCCACCAGCCCTCGCTCCCCATCATCAATCACGGGAAGGGCATCTCCCGCGTCGTCAGAACCTCCGGTGATGATCTGAAGATACGGCCCGTCCTTCGGCACGAATACGACGTCATTGTACACCGCGCCACCTGTGGTGGCCTCCTCATTCTGTCGCAACAAGAACAATCCAATTTCTACGTCTGCAACCCGGCCACCCGCAAGTGTGTGTCCCTGCCACATCCTCCACGACGACCACACTTCCTGGTCAGCGTAGCCGGGTTCTACCGGCATCACACATCTGGAGAACACCGAGTGCTTTGGGTGTCATACCCCTGGTCGTACACGCTGCTCGATGGGAGCGACGTAGCAATTGAGTCGCTTGAGTACTTCGTCCTCATGGTCGGATCGGATCAGCCAAGAAGCATCCAGTGGCCGACAGTTCCAGAACAAAGGTTTATTCCTGATAATTGGTTCTACCATTGCCGAGCAGTGCACCATCGTGGTAGCCTGCATTGGGCAATGGGTCTCAACATAACGGTATTTGACACAATAGCCGAGACATTCCGGCAGATGAGCCGCCCAACACAATTGGGCGATATGGTGTCATTGATGGATATGGGTGGTGCCCTAGCATTGTGCCGCACGTCCTCTGAGTGTGTCACTACTTTAGATGTTTGGGTGTTGCAGGACTACGATGCTGAAACTTGGGGCTTTTTGTACCAGATTAACTTGTCAGTGATGGAGGCATCACTACCACTTGATTTGCAAATCAAATATGTTCGTAGCATGGCTGTGATGAACGAGCGTGAGTTGTCGGTTCAGAATCGTCGTAGCCGTATATTACACTGTGATATTGATGGCGTGTTTTTAGGAAATGTGGAAAGTGAAGAGCATGAAAACCACTGGACACTTAGTTGGCATCGCCTCcaagagagcatgatttcacttccaTTGTTTGAGACGCAAAAACAAGAAGCTGTGAACAAGGAGCCTCTGTTCTCTATTGTGCTATGA